In a single window of the Arthrobacter zhangbolii genome:
- the dinB gene encoding DNA polymerase IV — protein MSTGPDGGSGNRDCTILHVDMDAFYVSVELLKRPDLVGKPVIVGGLGGRSVVLSASYEARRYGVRSAMPMAVARRQCPQATVLEPHQEVYRSFSRKLMEIFESITPQVEQLSVDEAFLDISGSMRRLGAPREIGELIRERVAAEMGMTASVGIAATKFVAKIASTRCKPNGLLLVPKEQTVDFLHTLDVSALWGVGAKTREVLARVGIATVADVANTPPSVLRRLLGAVGDHVYELSWGRDARQVTPVRKEKSIGAEETFARDVSDDEVLRTELLRLAHRSAVRLRAAGLQCRAVSLKLRYTDFTTLTRSRTLTEPVDSAQMIYEAARGLLTALGKRPQSVRLIGLRAEQLEPAQGAAMQLTLDGREDNWRATEDALDRINRRFGEMGVVPARLIAPARPRTPDGGEASPAGGAGA, from the coding sequence GTGAGTACTGGCCCCGACGGCGGCAGCGGCAACCGCGACTGCACCATCCTGCATGTGGACATGGATGCCTTTTATGTGTCCGTGGAATTGCTGAAGCGCCCCGACCTCGTAGGCAAGCCCGTGATCGTTGGCGGATTGGGCGGCCGGTCCGTGGTCCTTTCCGCGTCCTATGAGGCACGGCGCTATGGAGTCCGTTCGGCCATGCCGATGGCCGTGGCACGGCGCCAGTGCCCGCAGGCCACAGTGCTGGAACCGCACCAGGAGGTCTACCGCTCCTTCAGCAGGAAGCTGATGGAGATTTTCGAATCCATTACCCCGCAGGTGGAACAGCTCAGTGTCGATGAGGCTTTCCTGGACATCTCCGGATCCATGCGCAGACTGGGTGCGCCAAGGGAGATTGGCGAGCTGATTCGCGAACGGGTGGCAGCTGAGATGGGGATGACGGCAAGTGTCGGTATTGCCGCCACGAAATTCGTGGCCAAAATCGCCTCCACACGGTGCAAACCCAACGGGCTGCTCCTGGTTCCCAAAGAGCAGACCGTGGACTTCCTGCACACTCTGGACGTCTCCGCGCTGTGGGGAGTGGGAGCCAAGACGCGCGAGGTGCTGGCCCGGGTTGGTATTGCCACTGTTGCTGACGTGGCCAATACCCCGCCGAGTGTTCTCCGCCGTCTGCTCGGCGCGGTGGGTGATCACGTGTACGAACTTTCCTGGGGGCGGGATGCCCGTCAGGTGACCCCTGTCCGGAAGGAAAAAAGCATCGGTGCAGAGGAAACCTTCGCCCGGGACGTAAGTGATGACGAGGTGCTGCGAACCGAGCTGCTGCGCCTGGCCCACCGCAGCGCCGTCCGGCTGCGTGCCGCCGGCCTGCAGTGCCGGGCGGTATCCCTGAAGCTTCGGTACACGGATTTCACCACGCTGACCCGCAGCCGCACCCTGACCGAGCCGGTGGACAGTGCGCAGATGATTTACGAGGCGGCCAGGGGCCTGCTCACTGCCTTGGGGAAGCGGCCGCAAAGCGTGCGCCTCATCGGACTCCGGGCCGAGCAGCTGGAGCCGGCGCAGGGTGCGGCCATGCAGCTGACCCTGGACGGACGGGAAGACAACTGGCGCGCCACGGAGGACGCGCTCGACCGCATCAACCGGCGGTTCGGTGAGATGGGGGTAGTCCCTGCCCGGCTGATTGCCCCGGCCCGGCCGCGCACGCCGGACGGCGGGGAAGCGTCCCCGGCGGGCGGAGCCGGGGCCTGA
- the rsmH gene encoding 16S rRNA (cytosine(1402)-N(4))-methyltransferase RsmH: MSEERPTEERHVPVLRDRCINLLAPSIERAVADHGRAVVVDATLGMGGHSEAMLQRFPQLHLIGIDRDQQALALAGKRLEPFADRIDLVHAVYDEVADVVLDLGFDGIDGALFDLGVSSLQLDERDRGFAYSYDAPLDMRMDTTRGQTAADVVNTYSEAELVRIIRKWGEEKFAGRIASAIAATRAVKPFTTTGELVEAIRGVVPAGAARTGGHPAKRTFQALRIEVNEELDVLERAIPAALSVLNLGGRVVVMSYHSLEDKIVKGVFAAGARSSAPKGFPVELEQHKAQLKRLTKGTEVPTEEEIAENPRAASAKLRAVERIRESMDGAWEK, from the coding sequence ATGAGCGAAGAGCGCCCCACCGAGGAACGGCATGTTCCGGTGCTGCGCGACCGCTGCATCAATCTCCTTGCCCCGTCCATTGAGCGTGCCGTCGCGGACCACGGCAGGGCCGTCGTCGTCGACGCAACTCTGGGCATGGGCGGGCACAGCGAGGCAATGCTGCAGCGTTTTCCGCAGCTCCACCTGATCGGAATCGACCGTGACCAGCAGGCACTGGCCCTGGCAGGCAAGCGGCTGGAGCCGTTCGCCGACCGGATCGATCTGGTGCACGCGGTCTATGACGAGGTAGCCGACGTGGTTCTCGATCTTGGCTTCGACGGGATCGACGGGGCGCTGTTTGACCTGGGCGTCTCGTCCCTGCAGCTTGACGAACGGGACCGTGGTTTCGCCTACTCCTACGACGCGCCGCTGGACATGCGGATGGATACCACCCGCGGACAGACCGCGGCCGACGTCGTCAACACTTACAGCGAAGCGGAGCTCGTACGCATCATCCGCAAGTGGGGTGAAGAGAAGTTTGCCGGACGTATCGCCTCGGCAATTGCTGCCACACGGGCGGTCAAGCCGTTTACCACCACCGGCGAACTGGTTGAGGCCATCCGGGGTGTGGTGCCGGCCGGTGCTGCACGCACGGGGGGCCACCCGGCCAAACGGACCTTCCAGGCGCTGCGCATCGAAGTCAACGAGGAACTGGACGTGCTTGAACGCGCCATTCCTGCCGCGCTTTCCGTACTGAACCTTGGCGGACGTGTGGTGGTGATGTCCTACCACTCCCTCGAGGACAAGATCGTCAAGGGAGTATTTGCGGCAGGGGCACGCTCCTCGGCGCCCAAGGGCTTCCCCGTTGAACTTGAACAGCACAAAGCCCAGCTCAAGCGGCTGACCAAGGGCACCGAAGTGCCTACGGAGGAGGAGATCGCGGAGAATCCCCGTGCAGCCTCCGCCAAGCTGCGGGCAGTAGAACGTATTCGCGAATCCATGGACGGGGCCTGGGAAAAATGA
- the mraZ gene encoding division/cell wall cluster transcriptional repressor MraZ, whose amino-acid sequence MFLGTHSPRLDEKGRLILPAKFREELADGLVLTRGQERCIYVFSQKEFERVHDQMREAPLSSRQARDYIRVFLSGASDEVPDKQGRVTIPPALRTYAGLGRELAVIGAGTRAEIWDAGAWQNYLEEQETAFSETDEDAIPGIF is encoded by the coding sequence ATGTTCCTGGGAACACATTCGCCGCGTCTGGATGAGAAGGGGCGGCTGATCCTGCCGGCCAAGTTCCGCGAGGAACTGGCTGACGGCCTCGTCCTGACCAGAGGTCAGGAACGCTGCATCTACGTCTTCAGCCAGAAGGAATTCGAACGGGTCCACGACCAGATGAGGGAAGCTCCACTTTCCTCCCGCCAGGCGCGTGACTACATTCGGGTCTTTCTGTCCGGAGCCTCCGACGAAGTACCAGACAAGCAGGGCCGGGTCACCATTCCGCCGGCACTGCGGACGTACGCAGGACTCGGACGCGAACTGGCCGTCATCGGCGCAGGCACACGGGCCGAGATCTGGGATGCGGGAGCCTGGCAGAACTACCTGGAAGAACAGGAGACCGCATTCTCGGAAACCGACGAGGACGCGATTCCCGGAATCTTCTAG
- a CDS encoding polyprenyl synthetase family protein has protein sequence MANIPSTPAPRSQDISTAEQEQAAYRTLLAGELEDFLATQHAVLSDVSEEALPLLEAVHNLSRGGKRLRALLAYWGWRGAGGAPLDTAAVRAGVALELFQSAALIHDDIIDRSDTRRGGPSVHRTFSLAHRDANWHLDGSHFGSSAGILAGDLCLALSEEMFSAVGVPAAHGTTARRIFNRMRTEVMAGQYLDILEEVVGPSHEPERAVVRARNILRYKAAKYTTEHPLALGGALAGANEELLAAYSRFALPLGEAFQLRDDVLGVFGDPQTTGKPAGDDLREGKRTVLIAYALCGGGETARREITLRLGDPGLDDDGVQVLRSIIEDSGALAATEALISSHTEAAFAALEALPVDEVSRAALEALAHSAVRRSS, from the coding sequence ATGGCTAACATCCCGTCCACCCCCGCCCCCCGCAGCCAGGACATCTCCACCGCGGAGCAGGAGCAGGCCGCCTACCGCACCCTGCTCGCCGGGGAACTGGAAGACTTCCTGGCAACGCAGCATGCGGTCCTTTCCGATGTATCCGAGGAAGCACTGCCGCTGCTGGAGGCGGTACACAACCTGTCCCGCGGCGGCAAACGCCTCCGCGCCCTGTTGGCGTACTGGGGCTGGCGGGGAGCGGGCGGAGCACCGCTGGATACCGCCGCCGTACGCGCAGGGGTGGCCCTGGAACTCTTCCAGAGTGCGGCCCTGATCCATGACGACATCATTGACCGGTCCGACACGCGCCGCGGCGGCCCAAGCGTGCACCGCACGTTTTCGCTCGCGCACCGGGACGCCAACTGGCACCTGGACGGATCACACTTCGGTTCTTCCGCGGGCATCCTCGCCGGAGATCTCTGCCTCGCGCTCAGCGAGGAAATGTTCTCGGCGGTCGGGGTACCTGCGGCGCACGGCACCACCGCCCGCCGCATTTTCAACCGGATGCGCACCGAGGTGATGGCCGGCCAGTATCTGGACATCCTTGAAGAGGTGGTCGGTCCCAGCCACGAGCCTGAACGCGCCGTCGTCCGGGCCCGGAACATCCTGCGTTACAAGGCCGCCAAGTACACCACCGAACATCCCCTGGCCCTGGGCGGCGCACTGGCCGGTGCCAATGAGGAACTGCTGGCGGCATACTCACGCTTCGCCCTCCCCCTCGGCGAAGCCTTCCAGCTTCGCGACGACGTTCTCGGTGTCTTCGGCGATCCGCAGACAACAGGGAAACCTGCGGGCGATGACCTGCGCGAAGGCAAGCGCACAGTGCTGATTGCCTATGCCCTGTGCGGAGGCGGGGAGACTGCGCGCCGGGAGATCACCCTCCGGCTGGGGGACCCGGGCCTGGATGACGACGGCGTGCAGGTCCTTCGCAGCATCATCGAGGACAGCGGGGCCCTGGCGGCCACCGAAGCCCTGATCAGCAGCCACACCGAAGCTGCATTCGCCGCGCTGGAGGCCCTGCCCGTGGACGAAGTGTCCCGGGCGGCGCTGGAGGCACTCGCCCACTCCGCGGTCAGGCGCAGTTCCTAA
- a CDS encoding DUF3040 domain-containing protein, whose amino-acid sequence MALSEHEQRLLDQLEQQLHAEDPKFANSMATSAGRGISTRRIVLGALLAVVGLAVLLLGITEAGIAVGVVGFLVMGAGVYYATTRGRKNPPKAADGRTERQPTAQRGFMNNLENKWDERKRDQP is encoded by the coding sequence ATGGCACTCTCGGAACACGAGCAGCGCTTGCTGGATCAACTGGAGCAGCAATTACACGCCGAGGACCCGAAATTCGCGAATTCGATGGCGACGTCGGCCGGGCGGGGTATCTCGACCAGGCGCATCGTGCTTGGTGCCTTGTTAGCGGTTGTGGGACTGGCGGTACTGTTGCTGGGCATTACTGAAGCCGGCATTGCCGTGGGGGTGGTCGGATTCCTCGTCATGGGTGCCGGGGTCTATTACGCGACCACGCGCGGACGGAAGAACCCGCCGAAAGCCGCAGATGGCCGGACGGAACGGCAACCCACTGCGCAGCGCGGGTTCATGAACAACCTCGAAAACAAATGGGACGAGCGCAAGCGCGACCAGCCGTAA